From a single Canis aureus isolate CA01 chromosome 5, VMU_Caureus_v.1.0, whole genome shotgun sequence genomic region:
- the LOC144314226 gene encoding survival motor neuron protein isoform X1 yields the protein MAMGGGGGLPEPEDSVLFRRGTGQSDDSDIWDDTALIKAYDKAVASFKHALKNGDISEASDKPKSTPKRKPAKKNKSQKKNATTALKQWKVGDKCSAVWSEDGCIYPATIASIDFKRETCVVVYTGYGNREEQNVSDLLSPACEVANNVEQDTQENENESQISTDESENSSRSPGNKPNNIKSKAAPWNSFLPPPPPMSGSGLGPGKPGVKFSGPPPPPPPPHFLSCWLPPFPSGPPIIPPPPPICPDSLDDADALGSMLISWYMSGYHTGYYMGFKQNQKEGRCSHFN from the exons ATGGCGATGGGCGGAGGCGGCGGGCTGCCGGAGCCCGAGGACTCGGTGCTGTTCCGGCGCGGCACTGGCCAG AGTGATGATTCTGACATTTGGGATGATACAGCATTGATAAAAGCTTATGATAAAGCTGTGGCTTCATTTAAG CATGCGCTAAAGAATGGTGACATTTCTGAAGCTTCAGATAAACCAAAAAGCACACCTAAAAGAAAGCCTGCTAAgaagaataaaagccaaaaaaagaatGCTACCACAGCCCTGAAgcag tGGAAAGTTGGTGACAAATGTTCTGCTGTTTGGTCAGAAGACGGGTGCATTTACCCAGCTACCATTGCTTCAATTGATTTTAAGAGAGAAACCTGCGTTGTGGTTTATACTGGATATGGAAATAGGGAGGAGCAAAATGTGTCTGATCTACTTTCCCCAGCCTGTGAAGTAGCAAATAATGTAGAACAGGATACTCAGGAG aatgaaaatgaaagtcaaATTTCAACAGATGAAAGTGAGAACTCCTCCAGGTCTCCTGGAAATAAACCAAATAACATCAAGTCAAAAGCTGCTCCATGGAactcttttctccctccaccacccccaatGTCAGGATCGGGACTGGGACCAGGAAAG CCTGGTGTAAAATTCAGTGgcccaccaccccctccaccaccaccacacttCCTATCATGCTGGCTGCCTCCATTTCCTTCTGGACCACCA ATAATTCCTCCACCACCTCCGATATGTCCAGATTCTCTTGATGATGCTGATGCTTTGGGAAGTATGTTAATCTCTTGGTACATGAGTGGCTATCATACTGGTTACTATATG GGtttcaaacaaaaccaaaaagaaggaAGGTGCTCACATTTCAATTAA
- the LOC144314226 gene encoding survival motor neuron protein isoform X2 has protein sequence MKLLFTESDDSDIWDDTALIKAYDKAVASFKHALKNGDISEASDKPKSTPKRKPAKKNKSQKKNATTALKQWKVGDKCSAVWSEDGCIYPATIASIDFKRETCVVVYTGYGNREEQNVSDLLSPACEVANNVEQDTQENENESQISTDESENSSRSPGNKPNNIKSKAAPWNSFLPPPPPMSGSGLGPGKPGVKFSGPPPPPPPPHFLSCWLPPFPSGPPIIPPPPPICPDSLDDADALGSMLISWYMSGYHTGYYMGFKQNQKEGRCSHFN, from the exons ATGAAATTGCTTTTTACTGAG AGTGATGATTCTGACATTTGGGATGATACAGCATTGATAAAAGCTTATGATAAAGCTGTGGCTTCATTTAAG CATGCGCTAAAGAATGGTGACATTTCTGAAGCTTCAGATAAACCAAAAAGCACACCTAAAAGAAAGCCTGCTAAgaagaataaaagccaaaaaaagaatGCTACCACAGCCCTGAAgcag tGGAAAGTTGGTGACAAATGTTCTGCTGTTTGGTCAGAAGACGGGTGCATTTACCCAGCTACCATTGCTTCAATTGATTTTAAGAGAGAAACCTGCGTTGTGGTTTATACTGGATATGGAAATAGGGAGGAGCAAAATGTGTCTGATCTACTTTCCCCAGCCTGTGAAGTAGCAAATAATGTAGAACAGGATACTCAGGAG aatgaaaatgaaagtcaaATTTCAACAGATGAAAGTGAGAACTCCTCCAGGTCTCCTGGAAATAAACCAAATAACATCAAGTCAAAAGCTGCTCCATGGAactcttttctccctccaccacccccaatGTCAGGATCGGGACTGGGACCAGGAAAG CCTGGTGTAAAATTCAGTGgcccaccaccccctccaccaccaccacacttCCTATCATGCTGGCTGCCTCCATTTCCTTCTGGACCACCA ATAATTCCTCCACCACCTCCGATATGTCCAGATTCTCTTGATGATGCTGATGCTTTGGGAAGTATGTTAATCTCTTGGTACATGAGTGGCTATCATACTGGTTACTATATG GGtttcaaacaaaaccaaaaagaaggaAGGTGCTCACATTTCAATTAA
- the SERF1B gene encoding small EDRK-rich factor 1 → MARGNQRELARQKNMKKSQEISKGKRKEDSLTTSQRKQRDSEIMQQKQKAANEKKSMQTREK, encoded by the exons ATGGCCC GAGGAAACCAGCGAGAACTCGCCCGCcagaaaaacatgaagaaatcCCAGGAAATtagcaagggaaaaagaaaagaagatagctTGACCACCTCTCAGAGAAAGCAGAG GGACTCTGAGATAATGCAACAAAAGCAGAAGGCAGCTAATGAGAAGAAGTCTATGCagacaagagaaaaatga